A single region of the Fusobacterium sp. genome encodes:
- a CDS encoding sodium:solute symporter family protein, with product MSKAQITALVIILLYMAATVAIGLIASRKKAEEKEKQSNDDFLMASKSLGPVVLAGTLFAANTGGASTTGIATNVFQYGLSAAWYVIAGGIGFVLVSFIAPYFRRAQANTVPEIISKRYGKASHIFTAITSILALFMATGAQIIATASIINVVTGFDFRTAAVVSTIVVIIYTMVGGFKSVTAANLMHVLFITVGMTIAMLVMVNSKEVGGFSELFQKAEAMKSVSGTDMNMLSMTKIGATTIIGYIAMYFMTFPTGQEIVQTYCSAKDGKSAKLGSILAGLVSAAYAIVPAIIGLLAYVCIDGYALGGAQKNALAQATITFAPSVIAGIVLAAIVAATMSSAAGNMIGTATMFTNDIFVPYINKGVKEDKKEIWISKIAMLIVGGVGLFIALEASNVISVMMGAFALRSAGPFAAFICGIFYKNVTRNAGFISIVAGTAVAAVWIYILKTPWGLNAMVPGGIVAFIVIFAVSAIERSMGVKPAPEIEFENI from the coding sequence ATGAGTAAGGCACAAATCACAGCTTTGGTAATTATTTTACTTTACATGGCAGCAACTGTTGCTATTGGACTTATTGCTTCAAGAAAAAAAGCAGAAGAGAAAGAAAAACAAAGTAATGATGACTTTTTAATGGCAAGTAAATCTTTAGGACCAGTAGTTCTTGCAGGTACTTTGTTTGCAGCAAATACAGGTGGAGCAAGTACAACTGGTATTGCAACTAATGTTTTTCAATATGGGTTATCAGCAGCATGGTATGTTATTGCAGGAGGCATAGGGTTTGTTCTTGTATCATTTATAGCTCCCTATTTTAGAAGAGCACAGGCAAATACAGTACCTGAGATAATCAGTAAAAGATATGGTAAAGCATCACATATTTTTACTGCAATCACATCTATCTTAGCATTGTTTATGGCAACAGGAGCTCAAATTATAGCAACAGCCTCTATCATCAATGTTGTTACTGGATTTGATTTTAGAACAGCAGCAGTTGTTAGTACAATAGTAGTTATTATATATACTATGGTTGGGGGATTTAAATCTGTAACAGCAGCAAATCTTATGCATGTTTTATTCATTACAGTAGGAATGACTATTGCAATGCTTGTAATGGTAAATAGCAAAGAAGTTGGTGGTTTTAGTGAATTGTTCCAAAAAGCAGAAGCTATGAAAAGTGTAAGTGGTACTGACATGAACATGCTTAGTATGACAAAAATTGGAGCTACAACTATTATAGGATATATAGCTATGTATTTTATGACTTTCCCTACAGGGCAGGAAATAGTTCAAACTTACTGTTCAGCAAAAGATGGTAAATCAGCAAAATTAGGTTCTATACTTGCTGGCCTTGTATCGGCAGCATATGCAATAGTTCCTGCTATAATTGGACTTTTAGCTTATGTATGTATTGATGGTTATGCATTAGGTGGAGCGCAAAAGAATGCCTTAGCACAAGCAACTATTACATTTGCTCCTTCTGTTATTGCTGGTATAGTTCTTGCAGCAATTGTTGCTGCAACTATGAGCAGTGCTGCAGGAAATATGATTGGAACTGCTACAATGTTTACAAATGATATTTTTGTTCCTTACATTAATAAAGGAGTTAAAGAAGATAAAAAAGAAATTTGGATTTCAAAAATTGCTATGTTAATAGTTGGAGGAGTGGGACTTTTTATAGCTCTTGAAGCAAGTAATGTAATCAGTGTTATGATGGGAGCTTTTGCACTTAGAAGTGCAGGTCCTTTCGCAGCATTTATCTGTGGTATTTTCTATAAGAATGTAACAAGAAATGCAGGGTTTATTTCAATAGTTGCAGGTACTGCTGTAGCAGCTGTATGGATATATATTTTAAAAACTCCTTGGGGATTAAATGCAATGGTACCTGGTGGAATTGTAGCATTTATAGTAATCTTTGCCGTTTCTGCAATTGAAAGAAGTATGGGTGTAAAACCAGCTCCAGAAATTGAATTTGAAAATATTTAA
- a CDS encoding D-aminoacylase, which produces MKKLIKNGFVVDGSGEKRYKADVLINGDKIEKIGTIDNIEGAEIIDATGKIVAPGFIDTHSHSDLKVLIEPFIEPKLRQGITTEILGQDGISMAPLPKEFISSWRKNLAGLDGDSDLLSWDWETTDKYLDLIAKTGSGPNELYLVPHGNIRMEAMGLEARVATDEELAKMRDITRREMEAGAAGLSTGLIYIPCAYSDTRELVEICKVAAEYDRPLVIHQRSEADTMIESMNEVITIARESGVKIHFSHFKICGKKNWHLIKDIIALLDKCKEEGIKISYDQYPYVAGSTMLGVIIPPWAHAGGTDKLVERLGNKADREKMKHDIINGIPGWDNFIDFAGFEGIYVTSVKTKANEDCIGKNLIEIGELRGKDKFDAVFDLLKEEENAVGMYDYYGKDEHVVTFMTREESNICTDGLLGGKPHPRVYGAFPRVIGKFVKEMKAMTLEEAVYKMTYKSAKTFKIDNRGLLKEGYFADVVIFDENTTIDKGTFVDPIQFPEGISHVMVNGELVINNYEKNEVLPGRVIRIKK; this is translated from the coding sequence ATGAAAAAATTAATAAAAAATGGTTTTGTTGTTGATGGCAGTGGAGAAAAAAGATATAAGGCAGATGTTCTTATAAATGGAGATAAAATAGAAAAAATAGGAACAATAGACAATATTGAAGGAGCTGAGATTATAGATGCAACTGGAAAAATTGTAGCTCCTGGATTCATAGACACTCACAGTCACTCAGATTTAAAAGTATTAATAGAACCATTTATTGAGCCTAAACTTCGTCAAGGAATAACTACAGAAATACTTGGGCAGGACGGAATCTCAATGGCTCCCCTTCCAAAAGAATTTATAAGCTCTTGGAGAAAAAATCTGGCTGGGCTGGATGGAGACAGTGATCTTCTTTCTTGGGACTGGGAAACAACAGATAAATATCTTGACCTTATAGCAAAGACTGGTTCTGGGCCTAATGAACTGTATTTAGTTCCTCATGGAAATATCAGAATGGAAGCTATGGGACTTGAAGCAAGAGTGGCAACTGATGAAGAATTAGCTAAAATGAGAGATATTACTAGAAGAGAGATGGAAGCTGGTGCAGCTGGACTTTCAACTGGGCTTATTTATATACCTTGTGCTTATTCAGATACTAGAGAATTAGTAGAAATCTGTAAAGTAGCAGCAGAATATGACAGACCTCTAGTTATACATCAAAGAAGTGAAGCAGATACTATGATAGAATCTATGAATGAAGTTATAACTATAGCTAGAGAAAGTGGAGTAAAAATTCACTTCTCTCACTTCAAAATATGTGGTAAAAAGAACTGGCATCTAATAAAAGATATCATTGCTCTTCTTGATAAATGTAAAGAGGAAGGAATCAAAATATCTTATGACCAGTATCCATATGTTGCAGGAAGTACAATGCTTGGAGTTATTATTCCCCCTTGGGCACATGCAGGGGGAACTGATAAACTTGTAGAAAGATTAGGAAACAAAGCTGACAGAGAAAAAATGAAACATGATATAATCAATGGAATTCCAGGTTGGGATAACTTTATAGATTTTGCTGGGTTTGAAGGTATATATGTAACTTCAGTAAAAACAAAAGCTAATGAAGACTGTATAGGAAAAAATCTTATAGAAATAGGTGAACTAAGAGGAAAAGACAAATTTGATGCAGTATTTGATTTGTTAAAAGAAGAAGAAAATGCTGTGGGAATGTATGACTACTATGGAAAAGATGAACATGTAGTTACTTTCATGACAAGAGAAGAAAGCAATATATGTACAGATGGACTTTTAGGAGGAAAACCACACCCCAGAGTATATGGAGCTTTTCCAAGAGTTATAGGGAAATTTGTAAAAGAAATGAAGGCTATGACATTGGAAGAAGCAGTTTATAAAATGACATATAAATCTGCTAAAACATTTAAAATAGATAATAGAGGACTATTAAAAGAAGGATACTTTGCAGATGTGGTTATATTTGATGAAAATACAACTATTGATAAAGGAACTTTTGTTGACCCTATTCAATTCCCAGAAGGAATAAGTCATGTAATGGTAAATGGAGAACTTGTAATCAACAATTATGAGAAAAATGAAGTATTGCCAGGAAGAGTTATCAGAATCAAAAAATAG